The DNA region CCACCCCCTGGCTGGCCGGCACCGTGCGCTGGGCGTGGGACACCCGGCTGGCGTTCTCGGCCGCCGTCGACGCCCGGATGCGACTGCGGCAACGCGCCGAGGCCGACGCGGTGGCGGTGTTCGCCAAGAACCTCAAAGACCTGCTGCTGGCCGCCCCGGCGGGCAACCGCACCACGCTCGGCCTGGACCCGGGCTTCCGTACCGGGGTGAAGGTCGCCGTCGTCGACGGCACCGGCAAGGTGGTCGACACCTGCGCGATCTTCCCGCACCAACCCCAGAAGCAGTGGGATCAGGCCAAGGCCACCTTGGCCGCGCTGGTCGCCCGCCACGGTGTGGACCTGATCGCCGTCGGCAACGGCACCGCATCACGCGAGACCGACGCGCTGGCCGCCGAACTGATCGCCGACATCAAGGCCGCCGGGGCCCCCGCCCCGACCAAGGCGATGGTCAGCGAGGCCGGCGCATCGGTGTACTCGGCCTCGGCATATGCCGCCCACGAACTGCCCGACCTGGACGTCACGCTGCGCGGCGCGGTGTCGATCGCACGCCGGCTGCAGGACCCGCTGGCCGAACTGGTCAAGATCGAACCCAAGTCGATCGGCGTCGGCCAGTACCAGCACGACGTCACGCCCGGCACCCTGGCCCGCAGCCTCGACGCGGTGGTCGAAGACGCCGTGAACGCCGTCGGCGTGGACCTCAACACCGCTTCGGCACCGCTGCTGGCCAAGGTCTCCGGGGTCTCCGAATCGCTGGCCGAGGCGATCGTGGCGCACCGCGACCAGACCGGTCCGTTCCGCAACCGAGCCGCCCTGCTCGACGTTCCGCGATTGGGGCCCAAGGCATTCGAGCAGTGCGCCGGCTTCCTGCGTATTCGCGACGGCGACGACCCGCTGGATTCCTCGGGCGTGCACCCCGAGGCCTACCCGGTGGTCCGGCGCATCCTGGATCGCTCCGGAGTGGAACTGGCCGAGATCATCGGCGACGAACGGCTGTTGCGGTCGCTGCAGCCCGGCGACTTCGCCGACGACCGGTTCGGTGTGCCGACGGTGACCGACATCCTCGCCGAGTTGGAGAAGCCGGGACGCGACCCGCGGCCGGCGTTCTCCACCGCGACGTTCGCCACCGGCGTGGAGAAGGTGGCCGACCTCAAGGTCGGCATGGTGCTCGAGGGCGTGGTGACCAACGTCGCCGCCTTCGGAGCCTTCGTCGACGTCGGGGTGCACCAGGACGGCCTGGTGCACGTCTCGGCGATGGCCGACCGGTTCGTCTCCGACCCGCACGAGGTGGTCAAGTCCGGCCAGGTGGTGAAGGTGCGGGTGGTCGACGTCGACGTGGACCGCCAACGCATCGGCCTGTCCCTGCGGTTGAACGACAAGCCGGGGGCGAAACCCGCCCGCGGGTCGGCGGCCAAACCCGCTGCACGCGGCGACGGCGACAAGCAGAATCGGGGGCGGCGTCCGGGCAACAATGCCGGACGCCGGGATTCGGCCCCGGCAGGCGGGTCGATGGCTCAGGCGCTGCGTGACGCCGGATTTGGGAGGTAGGGACCGATGGGCACGGTAGAGACCGACGCTGCGCGCAGGTTCGCCGACATCGTCGGCGCGACCGGACTGTTGACCGGCGACCAGATCGGCCCCGACTACGCCCATGACGAGGCACTGGTGGGGACACCGGTCCTGCCCGGCTATGTCGCCCGCCCGGAGAACGCCGAGCAGGTCGCGGCGCTGCTGGCCGCGGCGACCGCGGCCAAGATTCCGGTCACCGCACGGGGTTCCGGCACCGGGATGTCCGCCGGTGCCCGGCCGTGCCCCGGCGGTCTGCTGATCTCCTTCGAGCGGATGGCGGCGATCCTGGAGATCGACACCGAGAACCAGGTCGCCGTCGTGCAACCCGGGGTCACGCTGGCCGACCTCGATGCCGCCACCGCGGACGTCGGGCTGATGTACACCGTCTTCCCGGGTGAGTTGTCCGCCAGCGTCGGCGGCAACGTCGGCACCAACGCCGGTGGCATGCGCGCGGTCAAATACGGTGTGACCCGCCACAACGTGCTCGGGTTGCAGGCCGCACTGCCGACCGGTGAACTGATCCGCACCGGCGGCCGCATCACCAAGCTGTCCACCGGCTACGACCTGACCCAACTGATCATCGGCTCGGAGGGAACCTGCGCGCTGGCCACCGAGGTCACCGTCCGGCTCTACCCGCGGCTGGGGCACTCGGCCACCCTGCTGGCGCCGTTCCCGGATCTGCCCGCGATCATGCGTGCCGTGCCGTCGGTGGTGCGCAGCGGGGTGGACCCGGTGATCCTGGAATACGTCGACAAGCTCACGCTGGCCGCGATCAGCTACTCGCAGAACCTCAACCTGGGCATTCCCGACGAGGTCCGGGAAACCGCCGAGGCGCACCTGGTGGTGGGGGTGGAGAACCGCGACCGGGAACGGCTCGACGGCGACGTGACCATGCTGGGCGAGCTGCTCGGCGAACTCGGCGCCCTCGATGTGTATGTGCTGGAGGGCAACTCGGCGCATGCCCTGATCGAAGCCCGGGAGAAGGCGTTCTGGACGGCCAAGGCCGCCGGTGCCCACGACGTCATCGACGTGGTGGTGCCGCGGGCCAGCATGCACCGGTTCCTCACCGCGGCGCAGGAACTCGCGCAGGGTGCGGGCGCCGGGGTGGTCGGTTGCGGCCACGCCGGTGACGGCAACGTGCACCTGGCGGTGTTCTGCGCCGACGACGAGGTCCGGCACCGACTGCTGCACGACATCTTCGCGGCGGCGATGGACCTGGGTGGCGCCATCTCCGGTGAGCACGGCCTGGGACGGGTGAAGACCGAGCATTTCCTGGAACTGGAGGACCCGGCCAAGATCGCGCTCATGCGCCGGATCAAGGAAGCCTTCGACCCGGCCGGAATCCTCAATCCCGGCGTGCTTCTATAGGCAGCGAGCGTCCGTCTCTATCTCGGTGCCCGGCAAGAAAGGCAAGCACATGACCAACGGAGCCCAGGCCCTGATATCCACCCTGGTGGACAGCGGGGTGCAGGTCTGCTTCGCCAACCCCGGTACCTCCGAGATGCATTTCGTGGCGGCACTGGATTCGGTGCCACAGATGCGCGGGGTGCTGTGCCTGTTCGAAGGCGTGGTGACCGGCGCCGCCGACGGCTACGCACGGGTAGCGCAGAAGCCCGCCGCGACCCTGCTGCACCTGGGGCCCGGGCTCGGCAACGGCCTGGCCAACCTGCACAACGCCCGCCGCGCCCACGTGCCGGTGGTCAACGTGATCGGCGACCACGCGACGTATCACAAAAAGTACGACGCCCCACTGGAATCCGACATCGAACCGTTGACCGACTGGACGCACGGCTGGGTACGCCGCACCGGTGAGGGCAGTGACGTCGGGCGGGACGCCGCCGAAGCGGTGGCCGCATCCATGGCCAGTCCGGCGCAGGTCGCCAACCTGATCCTGCCCGCCGACATCTCCTGGGACGAGGGCGCACAGTCCGCGGCTCCGGTCGAACCGATCCCCGCGGCGGCCCCCGACGCACAAGCCGTCGCGGAGATCGCGGCGGTGCTGCGCAGCGGGGAGTCGGTGGCGATCCTGATCGGCGGCCCGGCCGTCGCCGACGTGCGCGCACTGGAGGCCACCGACCGGATCGCCGCCGCGACGGGTGCCCGCGCGCTGGTGGAGACCTTCCCCGCCCGCGTCGTGCGCGGTGCCGGTGTGCCGGCCATCGACCGGCTCGGCTAC from Mycolicibacter sp. MU0083 includes:
- a CDS encoding Tex family protein, with product MTSSSTLKPVNARLADELAVAERQVAAAVALLDEGATVPFIARYRKEVTGSLDDGQLRTLEERLRYLRELDERRNAVLSSIEEQGKLTDELRNALIQADTKARVEDIYLPYKPKRRTKAQIAREAGLEPLAERLLADPSLDPQQLAAEYLGEEVADAAAALEGARAILVERAAEDAELVGAVREKFWSCGSLKTMPRSEEAAKSPAAQKFRDYFEFGEALETMPSHRVLAVLRGEKEDALALSFDGGDDAPYQAMVADSLGVDMTAPGAATPWLAGTVRWAWDTRLAFSAAVDARMRLRQRAEADAVAVFAKNLKDLLLAAPAGNRTTLGLDPGFRTGVKVAVVDGTGKVVDTCAIFPHQPQKQWDQAKATLAALVARHGVDLIAVGNGTASRETDALAAELIADIKAAGAPAPTKAMVSEAGASVYSASAYAAHELPDLDVTLRGAVSIARRLQDPLAELVKIEPKSIGVGQYQHDVTPGTLARSLDAVVEDAVNAVGVDLNTASAPLLAKVSGVSESLAEAIVAHRDQTGPFRNRAALLDVPRLGPKAFEQCAGFLRIRDGDDPLDSSGVHPEAYPVVRRILDRSGVELAEIIGDERLLRSLQPGDFADDRFGVPTVTDILAELEKPGRDPRPAFSTATFATGVEKVADLKVGMVLEGVVTNVAAFGAFVDVGVHQDGLVHVSAMADRFVSDPHEVVKSGQVVKVRVVDVDVDRQRIGLSLRLNDKPGAKPARGSAAKPAARGDGDKQNRGRRPGNNAGRRDSAPAGGSMAQALRDAGFGR
- a CDS encoding FAD-binding oxidoreductase translates to MGTVETDAARRFADIVGATGLLTGDQIGPDYAHDEALVGTPVLPGYVARPENAEQVAALLAAATAAKIPVTARGSGTGMSAGARPCPGGLLISFERMAAILEIDTENQVAVVQPGVTLADLDAATADVGLMYTVFPGELSASVGGNVGTNAGGMRAVKYGVTRHNVLGLQAALPTGELIRTGGRITKLSTGYDLTQLIIGSEGTCALATEVTVRLYPRLGHSATLLAPFPDLPAIMRAVPSVVRSGVDPVILEYVDKLTLAAISYSQNLNLGIPDEVRETAEAHLVVGVENRDRERLDGDVTMLGELLGELGALDVYVLEGNSAHALIEAREKAFWTAKAAGAHDVIDVVVPRASMHRFLTAAQELAQGAGAGVVGCGHAGDGNVHLAVFCADDEVRHRLLHDIFAAAMDLGGAISGEHGLGRVKTEHFLELEDPAKIALMRRIKEAFDPAGILNPGVLL